The window CCCATGCAGGATGTGTGCTGAGCCAAtagcagcagcagatgagaaCAGCAAAGTGGATGCTGTGGAATCTGAGCTGCCTGGGTAGCTGGTAACCTCAATTCTCAAGGTTGAGGTTTAAGTATTCAAACCAGGAAGGCCATTGTTTAGGCTGTATGTAGTGTCTCTCAGAACTTTAAGAACTGAGAAAgagtaaaaatgtttttattgtaCCTTTACTTTCTCTGGTAGTTTAAATATTCTTGTCTGTAGCAGAGATTGGGGGACCACCacagaaagcaggaaaggaCTATTTCGCTATCTTTGCACCAGGCAGGACTCATGCAAAGGGAAGAGCCTAGGgacaaaaaaaagtaaagtaagGACAATGTGTAGGTACTAATTGTCACTCAGTGTTCCAATGAGCATGCATGTGGTTTTGAGTCAGTCTGAACTTTCCTGCTAAACTCAGTATTCCAGTACAATTGCATGAGCTGTACTTGCTTGCATTGTAGGACTGCTGGCACAACTAAATACAAGTGAGTGCAATCAGCTTCCATGTTGGGAACTTCACCTTCCTCATTCCATTACGGGGCTGGACCACGCTGAAAATGTATTAAACATTGCACGGAATGCAATGTTTAATACTTCAATAGTTGTAACTGCAGCCAGCTGTAGACTTTTGCATTTTTCACTTTATCTGAGGCAGGATCAGATGAATCAGTGAATCAAGGAACTAAATCTACTTTGGTTTGCAGTAGATACATTAGCAGGTTAATACCATTAATACCATGAAAGTTACTGGTGTGAAAAATTCAGAATACTTCTTCCAGTAGGAGCTTGAAAGCTGCCATTTCTGTATTATAAAGGTAAGTGTAGTATTGCAACTAATTTCTAATCAGTTATACTCTAATGAAATATTCCaaaatttttctgtgtattACATAagatcaaaattaaaaaaaaaaatatacttttttttcttgcatcttCTCTCCAGAAATTGAAAATTTTGGACCTATCTCATAATTCTTTGAAGTCAGCCAATTTAGGATTGGAGCAACAGTTGGAGGAACTTCATGTGCTCATGTTGGGGAGCAACCAAATCACTGAGTTGAAAAAGGAAGACTTCAGTTTTCTTAGCAACACCTCATTGAATAGTCTTGATTTGTCATCAAATCCACTAAAAGAGGTAGGAAgcatttaaacagaaatttaacAGATTTAAGTATAAAATGGAACTATCCTTTATGGTTGTATGGCATTTACATTACAGTTTTGATCCACTGAGGTCCAAAACCCATTCTATTTTATACAGCATTCCTGACCTCCAGCAGTGATTTACAGAATTACTGTTTTGCCATTGAAATCAGCAAAGGCTGGTTTCATGTAGCTCAGAGGTCTCAAGGCAGACCAAAATTGAGATGCTCTTAGAATCCGTACCAgctattttctgtgcaaaaCTTTTTTTGCACGGGCTGAAGGTGAAGGCCTGACACACTTTCTAAGTGGGTAAAAAGTGTGGCACTGTGCAAGTCTAATTATACAGTCTAGGTTTCACTTCCCAATTAATCAAAGGGAGTGTTCAACTTGTGGCTGTGGGAACATCAGAGAAATAATCATTTCAGAAACATATACCCgctcctttaaaaaaaccccacgtGTGCTTTGTCTTCCATCTGTGCTATCTGATCTGCTTCTCAGTGTTTTGATTCTTTGAAGAGTGATAGTTAAGTGTGGCAATTCTAAACTGGTTGCCCCTCAGCACATGAATACTGAATTTCCTTGGTtcatttggtttttatttgtttcttttgctttgtttcccaGTTGATTAATCTCTAAAACATAGGTACCTTGAACCTACAAGAATATTTTAAGGTGGTATAATTTTGTATCCGTGCTAGGAGTGAATCCCACCATCCTCATTTACTTGGCCTCTTCAtcccttcctcttcctgatATCAGCTTTTATGAGGCTAGGTGCTGGATCACTGGGGAAACTCTACAGGTGTTTTGGCTTGGTTAGCTTGTAGTCACACTCGTTCCCTACCTGGTTCATTGTGTGACTGCAAGTGGGGCTATTCTGGCACAAGGATGGTAAATGGCACTACTCCTTTCTTGGGCACTGCTATTTTGTGCCACTTTCAGCTACTCTGGTTTTGCAGTACTGCTATCTAAAAAGCAGCCTTATGCATTTGAATCATTCTGAAAAATGGAGTATTTAATGCCTCAGCTGATAGCTCAATCAAGATGAGGGGCCAGCACTATGATAAAAACTTGTGATCCATATTGGAAACCAAGTGTGTAGCATTAGATTTCATAGTAGCTTCAGCTTGCACAGAGAAACTGGGTTTCTTGTCTGTCAGCAGACCTAAAAACTAGTAAATTAGTATACCTAGCAGATACCAATAAAAGAAAGctgaagaaagataaaaattttAGGATACTTCCAGAGAAGGAGTTTTGGTTGTTGGATCCAAACTTGCATCTCACTAAGCCACTTTCTGTCTTCTTCTAAAATAATACTACTCAGATTTATGATAATCATGTTATAAATGGTAGAACTATTGTCACAAGAGGTATAAACTCCAAAAAGTGTTTGTCTGAACTTGGCTGTGAAGCAATCTGAGTGTAGGAGTTCTATTTTTCTTGGAAATCATCCTTTCCAAGCCTTTCCAACTTTCTTACATAATCCCCTTGTTTAGctcaagacttttttttttcttgtcctttcaGTTTCATCCGGGATGTTTCCATACAATTGGAAATTTGCGTGGCCTCATACTGAACAATGTTGAACTTGGTGAAAATCGCACAAAGAAACTTTGTACAGAATTATCAAACACAGCAATTCGAAACCTCTCACTGAGCCATGTGAAACTTTCCTACATTGGCAAGTCAACTTTCCAGGGACTGCAAGGAACAAATCTTACCATTTTAAACCTTTCCCAAAATTCTCTCTCTGTCATAGAAAATGACTCATTTCAGTGGCTTTCAAGCTTACAGTACTTAAACCTGAAGATTAATAATATTCGTGTATCTTCACGTTTATTTTATGGATTATCCAGCCTTAAATATTTGAATCTCATAAACTCACTTACTGGGAAAATTGAcgatttttcttttcattggcTATACCACCTGGAGTACCTTATAATGGATAATAACAATTTTCCAGGAATTACTGCTAATATGTTCACAGGTCTGAACAACCTGAAATATCTAAGTCTCTGCAACTGCAACATAAATTTACAAAGAAtaacaaataaaacattttcatcaCTTGCTAATTCTAGCTTACAGGTTCTCAACCTCACAAAAACCAGAATCTCTACAATAGAAAGTGGGGCATTTTCTTCCCTGGGACACCTGAAAATTCTTGATCTTGGTCTCAATGAAATTAGTCAACAGCTTACAGGTCATGAGTTTAAAGGTCTCAATAATATACAAGATATTTATCTTTCCTATAATAAAAACTTGACTTTGCAAAGTGAATCATTCATTTTTGTCCCAGGCCTTAGAAAACTGATGCTGAGGAAGGTAGGCTGCAGTAATCTGGCACTTTCTCCTTCACCTTTTCATCCTCTACGAAACCTCACTGTCCTGGACATCAGCAATAACAACATAGCAAACATAAATGAAGACTTGTTTGATGGACTTGACAAACTTGACATCCTGGATTTGCAGCACAATAATTTAGCCCGGCTTTGGAAACATGCAAATCCGGATGGccctgttctttttttaaagggtCTTCCCAATTTGCAAattcttaatttaaaatcaaatggGCTTGATGAAATTCCAGTTCAGGTTTTCAAGGGTCTGTTTCAATTAAAACACTTGGATTTAGGCtcaaataatttgaatttactTCCAGCAACTCTGTTCGATGACCAAGCCTCTCTGAATTCATTGAACCTTCAGAAAAATCTGATAACCTCAGttgaagaaaaagtatttgGCCCACCTTTCAGGAGCTTGAGAAGACTAGAGATGGATTCTAATCCCTTTGATTGTACCTGTGAAAGCATTGCTTGGTTTGCTGATTGGCTTAATGAGACCCAAGCAGATATACCTGGATTGAGGTCCCAGTACATTTGCAACACCCCACCTAAATATCATGGTAGTCTGGTTTTGTATTTTGATAGTTCAGCCTGCAAAGACAGTGCTCCATTTAAACTTCTTTTTGTGATCTGTTCCAGTACTGTGACGCTATTCATTTTTATTGTCCTTACCATCCATTTTGAAGGGTGGAGAATAGCTTTCTACTGGAATATTTTAGTCAATCGAATGCTTGGTTTTAAAGAATTTGAGAGACAAGAGGAACAGTATGATTATGATGCCTATGTTATTCATGCAAGAGAGGACAAGAATTGGGTGTCTAAAAATTTCAtgtctctggaaaaaaataaccacTTTGAAATTAGGTTTTGTTTAGAAGAACGGGATTTTGAAGCAGGTGTATGTGTATTCGAAGCCACAATTAACAGCAtaaaaaagagcaggaagattatttttgttgtgACTGAACATCTTTTACAGGATCCCTGGTGTAAAAAGTGAGTAGGATTTGAAATTTTATCTGTAAGGGGAAAAATTTCTTAAGATATATTTTaataagataattttttaattgtaatttattaaaaaatagcatttaTTGAAAAATACCCACTCAAAATCTACCTCAATGTATTTACCTAATATATTGTAAAATATACTTCAAAATAATTCCTAAGTTAATAAAGTTAATTGTTTCACACATACGGTTGTGTAAATTTGAATATTTAAGTCAATGTTTTAGGCATTTTCTTGggtgttttttgtggttttttgtttgtttgtttgttagtttgatttatttttctggggttttaggtttgtttttgttgtgttttttttgggtttttttggttggtttgtttcttggttttctttaggcttttgggtatttttttttgggggggggtattttgctttgttttgtttggttggggtttttttctcaagtcAGGCTGACATCTTTGCAGATTGCTTTCCTTAAATCACACATTTGAAGAAGAGCAACAATGAGTGAGACCACTAGCattgaaagaatatttttgtttgcctttAAATTAGTCTTTTCACTATTATATAGTGGTCTCATAAAGAAAGGGATTTTGCTAAACAAGGCTATATCAAGACAGTACACTTAAATTATACTTTTAgagcattattttattttcttttagttagAGGCAACTAATTTAAGAAAAGTAATAACCATTGTATATCACAAAATAGACATTAAGACCCCTGttaatcttttctttctctttcacataaaagaaaacactgattttgccttatttttgcttcagtttCAAGGTGTATCATGCTCTCCAGCAAGCTGTTGAACAAAATCGGGACTCCATCATACTGATCTTTCTTGATGATATCCAAGATTACAAGTTGTATCATGCACTGCACCTGAGAAGAGGAATGTTCAGATCTCGCTGCATCTTGAACTGGCCAGCCCAGAAGGAACGAGTTAGTGCATTTCATCAGCAATTAGTGATGGCACTTAAAAGTAAAAGTAAAGTGGAATGATTTTTGAACTACAGATTTGAATTGTGGGGTCATTTTATTGTATATTTTCTACCACTGGAAAACTACTGGAAAACTAGCAGGTCTTCATGAAGGTCTGAAAAGGTTTGTCATCCTGTAAATATATGTAATGGGCACTATAACTTAAATGTATTTGTTTACAATAATATTTTTGCTGATACTTTAACTCAGCTGCACTGAAGTGATGTTAAAAGGGATCATGGTGGATAGTCATTTCAATCAGTGTATTAAAAATGTGGCAGAAATTCTGAAAAGCCATGAGAACCCCTGATGTTCTATGAAATGATGTAGGGTAGAAAAGACAGACTCTCTAAGGGGatatagaaaagaaaatgcattaatGATAAAACAGCAAAATCTTTGTAGAAGGTAGAGTGGACACTAGCTCTTGCTTTTGAAACATGGGGGATTCAGGGCCTCCAGCTGGAAAGCTCTCCTTGTGAAACACATTAAGTAACACAGAAAATTACTTCTGTAATTCAAAACAAGAATTTGCAGTTCAAAAGTGAGTTTCAAAGTGAGTTTTAATAGCTTTGTGATTATGCCTTCTGAGGGGGTCTAATACTGGTTGCTATCAAAAAGTGACTTTCAGGCTGATGAGTCACTTGATTTAATAAATTTGGTATCAGGCAAAAGAATTTTTGCTCTTCTCTGGTGAAATTCAGAGAGCTGGTAGGACATTAACACTGAGAGATGTCACATTGATTCTTAGAATGCACACAAAACTGGATGCGGGTGTGTACACAGAACTTGAAATCAATGTGAAGTATGGCcaaggcacagctgctgcaccaatataaaatgaataaaggcacagatatttttattatataacGAGAAGACAACTTTGTGGAGAAAGTGGTGCTACTGCAATTTCATTACCAAAAATTTTGTTACTGGtaaagcaacaacaacaaaaccaaagaaattgttttaaatagTATCAGAAACATTATTGTGACCACAGTTAGAGGtggagtgggaaaaaaatttcaacactagattaatttcaattttttttgtttccctctgTACTTAGCTTTGCCTTTGATAGCtaaaaagaaaactgtaaaaaaatcaGATAGAATTCTGTAGTTCATTTCTTGCATATTAAGctagtttgatttttttcctgaacataTTTTACAGAAATGTGGGCTAGATGGCAATTGCCAGGGCATTAAGGTTCAAACATATGGGCTAGCAGCTTGATCTGGAGAGAGAGCTGAGGCTGAGCAAAATGTGCTTTCAAGAGTGTTTATAATCTTTAACACTGGCTAAAATTTTATGGTGAATTTGAGCACAAGTTATTGTAAATTAGACACAAAGCAGTCATTTGTATAGTTTTGCTAAAGTTTGATTGATGCTGCAAGGACCTTTTAAAACTTTGTCAGGTCTGTGTAGGTCTGTGGTCCTTCAATAGCTCagggatatttttaaattgctttttcccCCTAGCATTTCCCTCATCTTCAATACCACTATTGCTACAAGAATGCTGTTTTACTGCTTTAGAAAACAGTTCTATACTTCacattttaaacagcttttctcATTATTTGCTATATGTGTAGATGAAAAATTGGGTTTTAATAGGTTTCCTAGTCCCATGGTAATAAAAACCTAAACAAGACAAATAATTAGTGAAATAGGATTTCTCATGCACTGAAATAGTGAAGAGGGTTCAGATGTCTTCACTTGCTCGGGAAGTCCtgagtgaaaacaaaacaagtttTGTTTACAGCTGAAGTGATAGATGATGATTCCCTAATTACAGTAATAGGATTATCCTCATTGTGAAGCTTTCATCGCTTTCATCTCATCTTTCTCACCTTTTCAGGTGAAGTGACAAATTCTTTCTTCATGCTTAGGCCATGAAAGTTGAGGAGGCAAGTTGGTAATTATGGTGTGCCAGGTATGCACCATATCAACTGTTCTTTCCCTTATTTAAAGACTAACATGTGACACAGTTCCTGTCCTAAATCTGCAATGACACATAGCAGCAGAATTTCTCTTTCCATATCA is drawn from Haemorhous mexicanus isolate bHaeMex1 chromosome 4, bHaeMex1.pri, whole genome shotgun sequence and contains these coding sequences:
- the TLR3 gene encoding toll-like receptor 3: MMRNAILWWSSLCVRLMFVFWPCASAGKQCHIQNEMADCSHLKLTQIPSDLPNNITSLDISHNQLKQLGPANLTKYSQLVFLNAGYNSISKLQPELCQNVPLLQILKLEHNELYKLPDRVFASCTNLTELNLGYNRLNIKNHPFKTLKKLKILDLSHNSLKSANLGLEQQLEELHVLMLGSNQITELKKEDFSFLSNTSLNSLDLSSNPLKEFHPGCFHTIGNLRGLILNNVELGENRTKKLCTELSNTAIRNLSLSHVKLSYIGKSTFQGLQGTNLTILNLSQNSLSVIENDSFQWLSSLQYLNLKINNIRVSSRLFYGLSSLKYLNLINSLTGKIDDFSFHWLYHLEYLIMDNNNFPGITANMFTGLNNLKYLSLCNCNINLQRITNKTFSSLANSSLQVLNLTKTRISTIESGAFSSLGHLKILDLGLNEISQQLTGHEFKGLNNIQDIYLSYNKNLTLQSESFIFVPGLRKLMLRKVGCSNLALSPSPFHPLRNLTVLDISNNNIANINEDLFDGLDKLDILDLQHNNLARLWKHANPDGPVLFLKGLPNLQILNLKSNGLDEIPVQVFKGLFQLKHLDLGSNNLNLLPATLFDDQASLNSLNLQKNLITSVEEKVFGPPFRSLRRLEMDSNPFDCTCESIAWFADWLNETQADIPGLRSQYICNTPPKYHGSLVLYFDSSACKDSAPFKLLFVICSSTVTLFIFIVLTIHFEGWRIAFYWNILVNRMLGFKEFERQEEQYDYDAYVIHAREDKNWVSKNFMSLEKNNHFEIRFCLEERDFEAGVCVFEATINSIKKSRKIIFVVTEHLLQDPWCKNFKVYHALQQAVEQNRDSIILIFLDDIQDYKLYHALHLRRGMFRSRCILNWPAQKERVSAFHQQLVMALKSKSKVE